In Nitrospirota bacterium, the DNA window GAGTAATTTTCTTGCTGCTCTGCTGCTCTGCTGCTCTGCTGTTCCTTTTCAGCCTTCAGCCTTCAGCCTTTGCCTCTGAGAAATGGCAGGGTGTTGACGAATCGGTAATTGAAAAGGTTGCAAAAGAGCACGGCAGAGAGGCAAGGGAACCATTCATTAATACAGATCAGGGTGATTTGCTTCTATTTGTCTTTCTCCTCGCAGGTACAATCGGAGGCTTTGCAGCAGGATATTACTGGAAGGAATTAATGCAGAACAAAAAAGAGCAGAAAATTACTGCTACGCAAGAAAGGGTGCACAAAGAATAATAATATATGTCATTGCGAGGAGCGGAGCAACGAAGCAATCTTAAAAAATCGAGATTGCTTCGCCTTCGGCTCGCAATGACATATAAAGGGCTACATAATGGAAATCTTTAGCGAATACTTCAAAAAAGACCACTTGCTTTCGCAGGTTGACGCGAGGCTAAAACTCGGCGTCAGCCTCTTTGTTTTAGCAATGGTATTGAGCTATAAAGGGCTTGTGTTCCCTTTATTCATACTGGGCATAAGCCTTTGCCTCTGTATAAGGATGAAGATCCCTTTTAAGGTATTTCTTCTGAGATTTTCAGAGCCTGTTTTTATTGCGTCTGTTGTGATATTGCTCAAATTCCTATTTTCAGGACAGGAGGCTATGTTTTCCGTAAAGATGTGGGGCATCACAATAACAGGACACAAAGACGGGCTTACGGACGGACTGCAAATCGGCAGCAGGATTTTAGGGGCCGTCTCTGTTGTTGCTTTATTGGGCTTTTCTACCCCTTTCACAGAGATAATGGCTGGGTTGTCGTGGCTTAAAATCCCAAAGGGCCTTATAGAGATATCGCTGTTTGCCTACAGATATATCTTTGTGCTTCTTGAAGATGCGATGGTCATATATAACGCACAAAAAAACCGTCTTGGTTATTCCAATATTAAGCGGGGATTAAGCTCATTCGGAACCTTGACAGGCTCACTGACACTCAAGGCGTTTGAGCACAGCCAGAACACAACAACTGCGATGCTTCAACGCGGATATGACGGCAACATCCCGATGTTGAAACACAGGCCATTCAAGCTGTCAGAAATTGCCGTCTCAGTTCTATTGATAATCACGCTGGGGGTTGTATGGAAAATGTAGCAAGGGCGCAGATAAAAAGTAAGGACATAAGATTGTCTGTTCAAATAAATTCATTCAAATATCCTGACGGGACTCAGGCATTGTCTGATATGGCTGTTGATG includes these proteins:
- the cbiQ gene encoding cobalt ECF transporter T component CbiQ is translated as MEIFSEYFKKDHLLSQVDARLKLGVSLFVLAMVLSYKGLVFPLFILGISLCLCIRMKIPFKVFLLRFSEPVFIASVVILLKFLFSGQEAMFSVKMWGITITGHKDGLTDGLQIGSRILGAVSVVALLGFSTPFTEIMAGLSWLKIPKGLIEISLFAYRYIFVLLEDAMVIYNAQKNRLGYSNIKRGLSSFGTLTGSLTLKAFEHSQNTTTAMLQRGYDGNIPMLKHRPFKLSEIAVSVLLIITLGVVWKM